The nucleotide sequence GGTGTGGACCCACCCTTTCCAAAAACATGGCGGACAGCACTGACGCGACAAACCCCTTCTGAACACACACCTTTATGCCTTTTCTCGCAGgtaaaatgaagaacaagatcATCATCAACGTGGACACAGGTGTGGACGATGCTCAGGCTATCATGATGGCGCTCGCGGCCCCAAACGTGGAGGTGTTGGGGATCACCTGCAGCCATGGAAACACCCCCCTGGAGAACTCCTGcaagaacacactgagggtgtTAAAAATATGCAACAGGCTGGACGTAAGGTTTATTATGAGGACCAGACCTAAAACTGTCGTGTATTTAATAGAAGTAAAATATAGAAGTATTGACCTTACACAAAGAGTTGCATACCATTTGTAACTTTTTCGTCATGAAGATTCTTTCTTAGTAAtaagtaaataataataataatgcagggAAAACATAGGAGAATTGTACAAATCTATtgaatttttgtattttatttgaattagAATAAGAAACTTTTGGAAGTGTATGTTGAGCAGTTTACAAGTTTCGGTGAGATGTGGAACATTATATAAGAAGGAAGACTGGGGGAAAATAACTTTAAAGGTGATCAGATAGAAACATATATAGTTTTTTGTGGATATTACATTTGTATTCATGGGGAAGAGATGGACTGACCCAAACAAAGTTGTTGACACTTCTACTAAGAGCTAGCAACATGGCACgacaaaacataaaaaaacaaagaaGGCAAAGTTGTTTATTTGACAAATATTATATTCGAATTTCATCACCTTTTGATAGTGttccttttttttatatatatatattctttacttATGTTCTTTTTTAACTTGGTTTAGACCGCCTGGTATGAACAGTATATATAATGATAATGCTATATTATAAGCATATTTTCTTTAATAAACAGCTGTAATCTCCCACAGATCCCAGTGTACCGGGGGTGTGCGCAGCCCCTGCTGGCTCGCAAACTTCACGCTGGAGATTTCCACGGAAAGGACGGGCTGGGGGACGTGCCGGATCCAAACGCTCCGGGCCTGGAGCTGCTGCAGAAGAATAAAGCGGCGCAGGCCATCGTCAAGATGGTCAACGAGCATCCTGGAGAGGTGGGTGGAGGGTAAGATAGTAGATAATCAATGAGTATCAACTGCTCTTGTTTAACTCAATGTTAGTGGAGGtaatgtgttttgtgtgtgtgtgtatcaactGCTCTTGTTTAACTCAATGTTAGTGGAGGtaatgtgttttgtgtgtgtgtgtgtgtgtatcaactGCTCTTGTTTAACTCAATGTTAGTggaggtagtgtgtgtgtgtgtgtgtgtgtgtgtgtgtgtgtgtgtgtgtgtgtgtgtgtgtgtgtgtgtgtgtgtgtgtgtgtgtgtgtgtgtgtgtgtgtgtgtgtgtgtgtgtgtgtgtgtgtgtgtgtgtgtgtgtgtgtgtgtgtgtgtgtgtgtgtgtgtgtgtgtgtgtgtgtgtgtgtgcgcagccAGAGGTAACACTACAGTGTGTGGAGAGTTTAACTTCGTGGCTGACTCCGAGGCGGCCTACATCGTGTTGGACCGCTACACCTGCCCCACCTACATCGCCACCTGGGAGTTCAGCTGCAAGAACAGCCTGCCCTGGGTGAGGCACtatatatgtattgatttatttaATCAAACAACAACATTGACTTATTTCAGTGTTGTTGAAGTTAAACTGCTGACTTACTTTGTGTCTTTTGTCTCCCTCAGTCTTTCTGCGACACTTGgctggcacaggacacagacaAGGCTCGATTCATGGAGCAGATCTACGCCCACACCAGGAAGGTATGACAGCCTCCTCTTGTTCAATACACTGAGAGAGATAACCTGCCTCTGAATAGTAGTAGAGTAGACGTATAAAGTAGAAggaaatagaaatactcaagttAGGAAGAAGTATGCCAAagttgtacttgattaaatgtACTGTTTACCACTGTTGTATGACTCTTGTTGTGGGACTgaagatggaaattagcttgtGGTTAAATCTGTCATAGTCCTTgtttaataaatataaatactatCTGTCCCTGCAGATGGTGCAGACTGAGCGGTACCAGAAGGAGCTGGTGTCAGGCCCGGGCTTCAACACCTGTGACTGCTACGCCATGGCTGCAGCCATCGACGACACCCTGCTGACGGAGAGTGAAGAGGTTTTAAAATACTGTTCTCCTCTTTGATTTATCTATTTTCAGCAGAAGGGGCGGGCATTTCCGTATTACATATTTGTTTGTATCTTCCTCCTGCAGGTTGCGGTCACGGTGGAGCTGGACGGGACTCACACCCGAGGCATGATGGTGCTGGACTACATGGGCCTGCTGAAGAAGAAGCACAAGGCCTTCATCATGAAGGAAGTCGACCAGGAGATGTTCATGAACTCAATGAAGTAGAAATTAAAACACATCAATTGGGTGCATCAGAATGAATAAAGGTGACTTTTACAATGAAAAAGGgctttctttattttatttatttattcatttatttattgagtcaggcacaatgagtttacatttatacagtcaatatttttatttatttttcccctttccctccctcccggtcctagctagtaaaaataaataactaactaaataaataagatagatagatacctgtctaggtaaaagtaaagtaatatagaagataatattaaaagaaaatgtatagataagggaataaagaatagtaacagtaatacttgtacccatattaattaattgtatttaaccGGGACAGTGCGCATTAATGAACATTCCTGTAAACGTgcagagttagccaagaggctatttttcatctgtagtccctggacagattttaaaagtcaacggaaaacacatttcattttaaacaagtaaatacaatacatttaaaacatgcaacAGACATTACCGGGATacttaaaacaatttaaaatacagaacattaaaacaaagcAAAAGAACATGTTAAAACACAGGCGGTGGGTTGTACGGAGCAGAAGATTGGGTCGGTGTTGGCAGAGCTGATTCCTCACTCACCATATTTTGAGTTTTGATTTGAATAAAGTGAATGTGGTCTGGTCTCCGATTGGAGATGGGATTGAATTCCATTGCTGAGCAAATTTAACATTTTGATGGCCTTCCATGCCAAATAATCTTTCACACGACCTGACATGACCTATACACATATTCAAGCAGCAATACAATAAGTTATAAATACACACAGTTAAAGACAAGCACATTTCCTCCCaaagtattatttatttttggtctaAAGAGATGCACATGTATTGATGCTCTGAAAGCCAAGTCTCCATGAGGTTTCATTTACTTCACATAtggtttaaatatttttttcgtaCTCGCTGTTCTTCCTTGGTTTTCATCCAAGCACTATTTCATGTCTCCTCTCATGCTCATGCCATAGAATGTGTTGACCTGAGGAGTTAAAGCAGATGTTCATGAACGGCCTGAAGTAGAAATATACAAAAACAAGCTGAAGGCATGAATGTGGTtcaccaaaataaaaaataatagcaATATAGCGGTCATTTTTTCAACCACAGACACACTTAAAGTtcctgtctgtctcatgcaAAGCATATCACACGTCTGTGTCCACAAGCATGCGACTGCAGAGAAGCAATTAAAGCTTGCTAGACACGCCATTTAACTCATAGTTTGCATAGTTTTGGATCCAAAGAGCAACAAATACAATTGCAGTGTGTGCAACAAGAGAACATCAAGTCAAATATGATCCTTTCGCGTCCCCAGGAGGAGCGGCCACATATGATCACGCTATGCATGATAAAGCAATTGTGTACTAGGAGGAGGAGACTAAATATTGTTATGCAAGTCCAACTAATTATCTTGCATTATATGAACATTTGCCTCAAGCAAAGCCACGAGTTTGTTCTGTTGCGTCATCCTAAGTTTTGAAGCAGTACACAAAGCATGGAGGAGCAGAAACGCGTTTCACTCGGTTTGAAGACCCATTTGCTGACTGGTAAATTGGTTGTTTTGCTTTCTGTGCCGCTAAACTGCATCCTTTCTCACCCACTTTGTTGATTAGTTAATGCAAAATATATTCGCTTTTACTGAGAATGTAAAAATACCCGAATTGACTCAGGAGTGCTTAGATTTAGGTGTGGACCCACCCTTTCCAAAAACATGGCGGACAGCACTGACGCGACAAACCCCTTCTGAACACACACCTGCCTTTTCTCGCAGGTAAAATGAAGAAAAAGATCATCATCGACGTGGACACAGGTGTGGACGATGCTATGGCTATCATGATGGCGCTCGCGGACCCAGACGTGGAGGTTTTGGGGATCACCTGCAGCCATGGAAACACCCCCCTGGAGAACTCCTGcaagaacacactgagggtgtTAAAAATCTGCAACAGGCTGGACGTAAGGTTTATTATGAGGACCTATTACCAGATCTAAAACTGTCgtgtatttaaaggtggggtaggtaagtttcagagaCCGGCTTgcgatacactttttgttatattccatggaatgctcttaacatcccgatagcaatgaatatcttaagcagattttctccggttgtgtattttcaaattctagcgatctcgagccggtttttcAAACTTACCTCACCTTTAATAGAAGTAAAATATAGAAGTATTGACCTTACACAAAGAGTTGCATACCATTTGTAACTTTTTCGTCATGAAGCTTCTTTCTTAGTAAtaagtaaataataataataataatgcagggAAAACATAGGAGAATTGTACAAATCTATTtgaatttttgtattttatttgaattagAATAAGAAACTTTTGGAAGTGTATGTTGAGCAGTTTACAAGTTTCGGTGAGATGTGGAACATTATATAAGAAGGAAGACTGGGGGAAAATAACTTTAAAGGTGATCAGATAGAAACATATATAGTTTTTTGTGGATATTACATTTGTATTCATGGGGAAGAGATGGACTGACCCAAACAAAGTTGTTGACACTTCTACTAAGAGCTAGCAACATGGCACgacaaaacataaaaaaacaaagaaGGCAAAGTTGTTTATTTGACAAATATTATATTCGAATTTCATCACCTTTTGATAGTGttccttttttttatatatatatattctttacttATGTTCTTTTTTAACTTGGTTTAGACCGCCTGGTATGAACAGTATATATAATGATAATGCTATATTATAAGCATATTTTCTTTAATAAACAGCTGTAATCTCCCACAGATCCCAGTGTACCGGGGGTGTGCGCAGCCCCTGCTGGCTCGCAAACTTCACGCTGGAGATTTCCACGGAAAGGACGGGCTGGGGGACGTGCCGGATCCAAACGCTCCGGGCCTGGAGCTGCTGCAGAAGAATAAAGCGGCGCAGGCCATCGTCAAGATGGTCAACGAGCATCCTGGAGAGGTGGGTGGAGGGTAAGATAGTAGATAATCAATGAGTTTAAAAGTGTTTCTGTGTTCACAATTGTCCTCTTCCTTATACCACTATGCAGGTGACTCTGGTTGCCACGGCGCCCCTCACTAACCTGGCTGTAGCGGTGTCACTGAACCCAAACTTCACCCAAAAACTGAAGGCGCTCTACATCATGGGAGGAAACACTGAATgtaagacgtgtgtgtgtgtgtgtgtgtgtgtgtgtgtgtgtgtgtgtgtgtgtgtgtgtgtgtgtgtgtgtgtgtgtgtgtgtgtgtgtgtgtgtgtgtgtgtgtgtgtgtgtgtatcaactGCTCTTGTTTAACTCAATGTTAGTGGAGGTaatgtgttttttgtgtgtgtgtgtgtgtgtgtgtgtgtgtgtgtgtgtgtgtgtgtgtgtgtgtgtgtgtgtgtgtgtgtgtgtgtgtgtgtgtgtgtgtgtgtgtgtgtgtgcagccagAGGTAACACTACAGTGTGTGGAGAGTTTAACTTCGTGGCTGACTCCGAGGCGGCCTACATCGTGTTGGACCGCTACACCTGCCCCACCTACATCGCCACCTGGGAGTTCAGCTGCAAGAACAGCCTGCCCTGGGTGAGGCACtatatatgtattgatttatttaATCAAACAACAACATTGACTTATTTCAGTGTTGTTGAAGTTAAACTGCTGACTTACTTTGTGTCTTTTGTCTCCCTCAGTCTTTCTGCGACACTTGgctggcacaggacacagacaAGGCTCGATTCATGGAGCAGATCTACGCCCACACCAGGAAGGTATGACAGCCTCCTCTTGTTCAATACACTGAGAGAGATAACCTGCCTCTGAATAGTAGTAGAGTAGACGTAGAAggaaatagaaatactcaagttAGGAAGAAGTATGCCAAagttgtacttgattaaatgtACTGTTTACCACTGTTGTATGACTCTTGTTGTGGGACTgaagatggaaattagcttgtGGTTAAATCTGTCATAGTCCTTGTTTAATAGATATAAATACTATCTGTCCCTGCAGATGGTGCAGACTGAGCGGTACCAGAAGGAGCTGGTGTCAGGCCCGGGCTTCAACACCTGTGACTGCTACGCCATGGCTGCAGCCATCGACGACACCCTGCTGACGGAGAGTGAAGAGGTTTTAAAATACTGTTCTCCTCTTTGATTTATCTATTTTCAGCAGAAGGGGCGGGCATTTCCGtattacatatttttttgtATCTTCCTCCTGCAGGTTGCGGTCACGGTGGAGCTGGACGGGACTCACACCCGAGGCATGATGGTGCTGGACTACATGGGCCTGCTGAAGAAGAAGCACAAGGTCTTCATCATGAAGGAAGTCGACCAGGAGAAGTTCAAACAACTGCTGATGAATTCACTGAAATAGTAAATAGTATAGCCTCATCGTATTAAAGTCAAACCCTTCATTATTCCAAACCTTTGTGAAACATTACAGGAGAAAACAATGCATCTTTCCTGCCAAACATTTTGTAACAGAAAACATATTATTATTCCTGGCAGTATAATTAGTAAAACAATGTATCTGTATAACCTTTATGTTCCTCAAAAATATTAAATACGAAACGATGACTTGATTTGTACGTTCCTGGTATTTGATTTCATTTGAAAACTACAGCATGTTTCAGACTTTAGTATATAATCCTTTGCCTGCTATTCATTTCCAAGAAACACACACCTGTAAAACACACCCTGGTGGGAGGTTTGAGCATTACACCCTTGTTTGGAATAGGATTCATCATTTATTTCCTGACAAAGTAAAACCAAAGTAACCCAAATTAATAAAACCTTTTATTGAAAGTGCTCAGGAATGTACACTTCATTCAGAGAAAGGAAGAAAGAAAAGTGTCCATCCCATGTCCCTCTACTTTCTCTTCAACAAGCAggatttattttaaagaaaaaaaacaacactcTTCAGAAACAATCATCTGTGTATATATTACAACCTGCCAGAAATATTTACAAATCAtacaaaaagaaacaacaataaaaGCTGCATCTCATCCGTCGTCCTGTTTTCTGTAACTAGTCCAAACACATCCTCAGAGCTCCGAATCCACACCAGAGCCAGACAGAAAATCAACAGAGAGTGGAGCAGCTCGTCCTTAGACTCGAGTCCTTCCCACAGACTGGAAGAAGCTGGAGAttcattggtgtgtgtgtgtcccgccTCAAAAGGCCCCTACTGCACCCTGTACTTGTAGAACCAGCAGAGGCCCTGTGTGAAGTTCCAGCCCAGAGACAAGGAGAGGATGTAGACGATGACGAGCAGAGCGAAGGGGTACAGCAGCGCCACCGTGTTCTTCAGGAAGGGAAGGGCTGTGGGGAAAACAGAGTATACAAACATCAGCACATTGACACCTATAAAGTCACAGTGAAATGTACACTACGTTCCTACTCCTTTAGAGCAAACAGTGTTTTCGTTGACCCtacatcagtgcttctcaaagtgtggtccgcgagcgccccctagtggtccgcgagtatattggtaacatttcacattttaaataaatacaatttatttaagtttttcgcactctcgcgggaatatctccgcaatggaacgagcctaagtttcactttcgattgcatgatatagcccagataaacacctgcatcacacatgttgccacttgtttgtaccattttcaggtgatttgtaaaaaaactatgtgtttttggatatttgtggagttaggtggtccgcgagtgtctttttattggttaagtggtccttggtatgaaaaagtttgagaaacactgccctaCATGGACATAAACACTCCagacaataaataataaaaagtaaGGGCTGTCCCTTCCCAGACATAACCACAACCGCATTTATGgtacctctctgtttttgtgtCCTAAGACAACTTCCTGTTCCCAGGAAACATAGGCACACTGCCGTTTTGTAATTATTACGACTATCAATTACACTGGTGGATTTTGAAATGACCAATTACtatcaaataagaaaaacaacattaaaagtATCTTATTTTGGCTTGGAAGATAACTGAAACAGCTGTTTAGGACTAACCCTAAGCCAGAAATTGTGTTCAACGGAGGTGGCGTCTTTTACTGCAAAGTTGGTACTTTAATAGAGACAATGTTGAGAATGATCTTTCTCTGTGTATGTGATTAttgttagggatgtcccgatcacctttttttgctcccgatccgattccgatcatttgattttgataatctgccgataccgattctTCCCGAtacgatctttatgcaatgcattaagagaaaaaaaaggtaacagataacggctggtcatccaacgcgatgaagtcagctatcttggctgttattcttttggccttttcactgttctggggcagtttctctttccttttcaaagcctctgaaagtgtcggttgtttcagtgccgttacctgagtggccgctgtgtactcgtcgtgttgttgttggtgtttctcaggtggcgtgttagattggtcgtgttgaacgtagctctgttctttccaccacgtggaacctctgccttgcaaacattgcatctggctgttacactgccttcgctttcaatgttataatacttccaaactcctgacattttctctgtcccgactcccgagtcaccagctgaacgtagcctctcgttagcttgctgctactattagacactgcgcccactctgttgccagatttcagaggaataagcaaccaggtctgaaaacaagcccaaagaaagcaactcatacatgatgttgtgtcattttaaaccaaaactaagtcctcaggatgactttaagacgtgaacatggtcatttttgtgttgtaacattaaataaaaataaaaaaaattattaaaaaaaaaaacaaacatctcTAATtattgtgggggaaacttctgaagcaattggagtcaggactcagagagacacgaggagagctggagctctgatggagtcaggactcagagagacacgaggagagctggagctctgatggagtcaggactcagagacacgaggagagctggagctctgatggagtcaggactcagagacacgaggagagctggagctctgatggagtcaggactcagagacacgaggagagctggagctctgatggagtcaggactcagagacacgaggagagctggagctctgatggagtcaggactcagagacacgaggagagctggagctctgatggagtcaggactcagagacacgaggagagctggagctctgatggagtcaggactcagagagacacgaggagagctggagctctgatagagtcaggactcagagacacgaggagagctggagctctgatggagtcaggactcagagacacgaggagagctggagctctgatggagtcaggactcagagacacgaggagagctggagctctgatggagtcaggactcagagacacgaggagagctggagctctgatggagtcaggactcagagagacacgaggagagctggagctctgatggagtcaggactcagagacacgaggagagctggagctttgatggagtcaggactcagagagacacgaggagagctggagctctgatggagtcaggactcagagagacacgaggagagctggagctctgatggagtcaggactcagagacacgaggagagctggagctttgatggcaaacactgacggtttatttggagcttcggccggagaattcacaagacatgtcacgggccacgagttgcccacacggttgagatgccacaatcaattctgaagagcCCTCCTGCAGCTCCAGGTTTTAACTAGCTCAGAGCGTAATAATCCACATTCTTCAATAGAGagactaaacagctgaggacactgaatcacaGTTGTTGTCGCTTATGGCTCGAGGTCATCCACACcccgagaaggatgtgttccaggtgtcccacaactATAACTATCTCTGCCCGGTCACAGACtggcagcaacaacaacttGCTAGGGCAGCCCCTCCGTATGGGAGATAACGGCTGCTCAAGGTTGCTCAGCTGCGTCAGAGGGCGAAGGAAGGACATGCAGGGCAAATTATTCCCCAACAATTATGACTTACCGTTGTATCCCAAGAATGAGATGTAGAGATAATAGCCGATGGCAATCAGCCACGTTGTGTTCCCCACAAAGTATCCTATGAACCAGTCACTGTTTATTACCACGAGATCTGAAACACACGGGACAAAGAGTAAGTGTGGTGAAAAAGGTGGCAGGTGTTATTCTACAATAGCAATAATATGAATTGCTGATGTGGTATTTAACAATAACAAATGTAAACTAATCAGAATAGTGTCCTTAATCTTCATTCAACACATACAATGCGCCTTTaattgcacacaaaaacatttaaaaagactTTAATTTGATGAAGGTATTTCCGACTCACGGTTTATGAAGAACAGCTGCAGGAAATGCAGGATGATGAGAAGAGGAAAGAAAGCATTGAGGTGAACATCGAATGCGTAGCCCCACTCCACATCAAAGTTTCTGCCTGGCTGCTTCAGGAGGTACTTGTTGGTGATAAACCTGGGGGAAACAAAACGATGTTTCAGATTCAGGAGAGGGTCCATCTGTACAGGCAGTTACACAAAAGTATGTGTATCTTATATAGGCAAACTCACCACATGAGGGTTGATATGAAAAGACCGACTCCTATACAGTCGACAAACACCACCCACAGCAGCAGCTTCAGGGTCTCCACCACTCCCATGTCCAGCACCAGACCAAAGCCTATCGTTGACACT is from Pseudochaenichthys georgianus chromosome 2, fPseGeo1.2, whole genome shotgun sequence and encodes:
- the LOC117460198 gene encoding inosine-uridine preferring nucleoside hydrolase-like, translating into MEEQKRVSLGLKTHLLTGKMKKKIIIDVDTGVDDAMAIMMALADPDVEVLGITCSHGNTPLENSCKNTLRVLKICNRLDIPVYRGCAQPLLARKLHAGDFHGKDGLGDVPDPNAPGLELLQKNKAAQAIVKMVNEHPGEVTLVATAPLTNLAVAVSLNPNFTQKLKALYIMGGNTESRGNTTVCGEFNFVADSEAAYIVLDRYTCPTYIATWEFSCKNSLPWSFCDTWLAQDTDKARFMEQIYAHTRKMVQTERYQKELVSGPGFNTCDCYAMAAAIDDTLLTESEEVAVTVELDGTHTRGMMVLDYMGLLKKKHKVFIMKEVDQEKFKQLLMNSLK
- the unc50 gene encoding protein unc-50 homolog; the encoded protein is MLPTTLPHSNGALDSRDTARHTAGFKRYKYLRRLLHFKQMDFQFAIWQMLYLFTSPQRVYRNFHYRKQTKDQWARDDPAFLVLLGIWLCVSTIGFGLVLDMGVVETLKLLLWVVFVDCIGVGLFISTLMWFITNKYLLKQPGRNFDVEWGYAFDVHLNAFFPLLIILHFLQLFFINHLVVINSDWFIGYFVGNTTWLIAIGYYLYISFLGYNALPFLKNTVALLYPFALLVIVYILSLSLGWNFTQGLCWFYKYRVQ